Sequence from the Kineosporia succinea genome:
CATGATGAAACTGGCCAACGCCAGCGAGCTCTCGATCCTGCTGCGGGTGCGTATCCCGAACGCCCTGCCCTACCTGTTCTCCTCGTTCCGGGTCGCCGCCCCCGGCGCCGTCGTCGGGGCCCTGCTCGGCGAGTACATCGGCTCCCGCGAGGGTCTCGGCTACCTCATCACCGTCTACAGCGCCCAGCTCAACACCGCTGCCGTGTTCGTGCTGGCGCTGCTGTCCTGTCTGGTCGGCCTGGTCTTCTTCAACGTCTGCGTCTGGCTCGAGAAGATCCTCGTGCCCTGGAAGACCGTCGTGCGCTGACCGCGCCCCCCTGAATCTGCCCGTCCGGTACCCCTGCCCCGGAAGTACCGGACGGGAAACAACGTCACCCCGTCGGAAGGTCACACCGTCATGCGTACCCGAGCCTTTGCCGTCTTAGGTCTCAGCACCGCCCTCGCCCTGTCCGCCTGCGGTTCCGGCTCCGAGGGAGCCGTCGAGAGCGGCGGCCTCACCCCCGTCAACATGGCCTTCGAGTGGACGTGCGAGGGCACCTGGGCGCCCGTGTACTCCGGTATCGAGCAGGGCATCTTCGAGAAGAACGGGGTCGAGCTGAGTTACGACCGCGGCCAGGGCGGCTCGGACACCGTGCCGCTCGTGGCCACCGGTGAGTTCGACGTCGCCGAGCTGTCCGCCCCGCCGGTGATCATCGGTGCCGGCGAGGAACTCCCGCTCACCGTGATCGGCGCCGCGTCCACGGTCGGCCCGGTCACCATCCTGGCCAAGGAGGGCATCACCGAGCCGAAGGACCTGGAGGGTCACTCGCTGGCGGTGCAGACCGACCAGTTCGAGGGCGGCGTGTGGGACGCGTTCGTCAAGGCCACCGGCATCGACGAGAGCAAGGTCGACGTCATCCCCTCCGACGACGCGACCACCACCGAGTTCCTCGGCGGCAAGATCGACGCGATGGTGATCTTCTACAACACCGCCTCGACCAAGGAGATCCTCGACACGCTGCCCGATCTCGAGGTGATCCCGATGCAGAAGTATGTGCCGACCTACGGGCACACCATCGTGGCGAACAACCAGTGGCTGGGCGAGAACAAGACCGCGGCCAAGGGTTTCATGACGGCGTTCGCGGAGTCGACCAAGTGGGTCGTCGACAACCAGGCCGAGGCGCTGAAGACGCTGCAGGCCAAGTGCGCCGAGGTCGACCCGGAGGCCCTGGAGTTCAGCCTCGACGCGTACGTGGCGAACTGGAAGGAGTCCACCGGCGGCTACGGCAGCTTCACCGAGCAGGGCCTCACCGACACCCAGAAGGTGCTGGTGGACGCGGGTCTGGCCACGCAGGTGCCGGTCACGGACTTCAGCTCCCAGGACTACCAGCCGGATTCGCCGGTCCTGCCCTGATCTTCGAGTCTGTGAAGGAGTGACATGAGTAAACGACCGCTGAGCCGGCAGGCCCTGGAAGCGGCCCGCCGCGTGCTCGCCGACGTCGAGGGCTGTACCGATCCGGTGGCCACCGCGCGGCTGCTGCCGCCGGAGGTGTACACCGGGCAGGACTTCTGGGAGTTCGAGAAGGAGGCGATCTTCGGGCGGGAGTGGCTGTGCATCGGCCACGTCAACGAGATCCCCGAACCGGGTGACCAGCTGCCGCTGACCGTGCTCGACGAGCCGATCGTGATGCTGCGTGACCAGGCCGGTGACGTGCGCGTGATGTCGGCCGTGTGCCAGCACCGTGGCCAGCCGCTGTTCGGCGGCCTGGCCGGGGAGGGACGCGACATGGCCTCACCCTGCCTCAACGGCAAGGTGATGAAATGCCCCTACCACAACTGGACGTTCGACCTCGAGGGCCGGCTCGCCGCCGCCCCCTCGATGACCGAGACGGTGCCGGTGAACCGGCTGCGCGAGACCATCCGCCTGCCCCAGATCCGGCACGAGATCTTCCACGGCATGGTCCTCATCAACTTCGACGACAACGCCGAGCCCCTGGGCCTGGGGGTCAGCCGGATCGACGAGGAGCTGTCCACGTTCGGCCTCGACGAGCTGGTGCCGATGCCCGCGTTCGTGTTCGAGAACCAGCAGTGGAACTGGAAGATCCACCACGACAACGCCCTTGAGCCGTACCACACCAGTTACGTGCACCGGGGCGTTCACGAGGCGGCCCCGGCCAAGAACGCGCGGTTCTACCCGTTCGAGCCCGGCGACAACCAGGTCATGCACCCGACCTACCTGGTCGACGAGAACGCGGGCCTGGCCTCGACGGACGGCAAGCGGACCACCGCGATCATCCCGGGCCTGACCGACGAGCAGCGCAGGCGGGTCATGTTCGCGTCCATCCCGCCGATGCTGTTCTCCATCCTGCAACCGACGTTCGTTCAGCTGGCCTTCATCTACCCCAAGGGACCGGGCGCTTTCGACCTGCGCCGGGTGAACCTCTACCCGAAGTCGGCGGTGGAGGAGCCCGGATTCCACGAGGCCTACGAGAAGTTCATGGAACGCAAGGCTCTCGCGATCCACCAGGACGCCGTCACCACCGCGGCCCTGCAGCAGGGGCTGGGCTCGCGGTACGCGCCCCGGGGTCCGCTGTCGTGGATGGAGTCGAACATCCCGCAGCTCAACCAGTGGCTGATCGAGCGTTACCGGAAGGCGGTCACCGTCGATGTCTGAGATCGATGCCCTGATGGCCCGTCTCGACCTGCTCGAGTCCCGTGAGGCCTGCCTGGGCCTGATGACGAGTTACATGGCCGCCACCGACGCCGAGACCGGCAAGGGGGAGAAGGTCGCGGCCCTGTTCACCGACGACGGCCAGTGGGAGTCCATCGGCCCGAACGGCAATCCGGGCTGGGCCGCCCAGGGGCACGCGGCCTTGATCACGAAGTTCGACCGCAACGTCGAGCGGATGCCGTTCTCGGCGCACTTCGTCACCAACGCGGCCGTCGAGGTCACCGGCGACACGGCCACCGGGCAGTTCATGTACTTCCAGGCCTGCACCTACCGTGGAGACCAGCCGCTGTGGATCGCGGGCAAGTACTTCAACGACTTCCGCCGGGTCGAGGGCCGCTGGCTGCTGTCGTACATGCGTGTGCACAACTTCTTCACCACCCCGTTCGATCAGGGATGGGTGAAGGTCCCCCACATGAAAACGCCTTAGGAGCACTGCTGTGAAGACCTACCGCCACCAGGTGCTGCGCAACCTGAAGTTCGGCACCCTGCCCACGTTCATGGCGGCCCAGCGCACCAAGAACGAGCTGCTCGTCGCGGCCGGCCTGACCCCGTACGCGGTGTACGCGCCGGCCTTCGGGGGCCTGCACCACATGGTGCTCGAGGCGTCGTTCGAGTCGATGGCCGCGTTCGAGGCCGAGCACCTGGCCACCAAGAAGATCGAGGGCATGGCCGCTCTCAACGCCGAGCAGCTGGAGTGCACGATCCCGGGCACCGCGCTCGACCAGCTGCAGCGGCTGGGCCTGCCGGCGTGATCGAGGACCTGCTCGAGGAGGACGAGCACGAGCACGACGAGGAGTACGACCGGCACAGTGTTCCCGGCCGTACGAGCGGTGCCACCCTCACCGAGCAGGGCTGGTACTCCTGGCACGCCCCGTACGACGACCTGGAGTCGGAGCAGACCGACCGGCTCGGGGCGGTCCAGGACCAGCTGGTCGCCTTTCTCGACGGTGCCCGGCCGGGGGAGCTGCGGGCGCTGAGCGTCTGCTCGGGCCAGTCCCGCGACCTGCTGCCGATTCTCATCGCGCACCCGCGCGGGGCGCAGGTGCGGGCCACGATGCTCGAGCTCGATCCGCTCAACGCCTCGTTCCTGCACGGTGCCCTCGGTTCCACCCGCCTCTCGACGGTGGACGTGGTGGTCGCCGACGCGGGGACCACCGACTCCTACGAGGGTAGGGTTCCGGCGGACCTGCTCCTGCTCTGCGGTGTCCTGGCGAATGTCGCCCCGGCCGACGCATTCACGCTCCTCGACGCCCTGCCCATGCTCTGCGCGGCCGGGGCGACGGTGGTGTGGAGCACGTACGGTGCCTCGCTGGAGGATGCCGACGCGGTGATCGAGCACCTGGAAGGTGGCTCGTTCGAACGTCTCTCGGTGCTCCGGGAGCCCGGCTACGTCGTCGGGGCCCACCGCTTCACCGGCGAACCCGGCCCGCTGGAACCGGGCCGCCGGCTGTTCAGCTTCCGCTGATCAGTGCTCCCGCTGCCATCGGCGGGTGATGGTCATGCGGGTGATGCGCCAGCCGTCGGCGGTGCGCACGGCGATCGACGAGGAGCGCAGACCGGCGGACGTGTGCGGGGGTTCGCCGTCACGGTAGAAGTACACGAGCTGGTTGGCGGTGGCCTCGGCCCGGTCGCCGTCGACCCGGACCTGGATGTCGCCGTGCACGTGCTGGGTGCGGACGTCGGCCGGGGAGGTCGCGGACAGGCGGGTGATCACGGTCTCGAGGCCGTGCAGGTCGCCGCGGGGTGAATGTACCTCCACGGACGGGTGATACACGGTGCCGGCGTCCTCGAAGCGGCGTTCGTCGAGCAGGTCGGACAGACGCGCGAACAGGTCGCCGACGTCGAGCCGGTCCTGGAGGGCCTGGGTCATGAGCGACTCCTCGCATCGAGTGTTGGTGCGACCAACATTAGGTCATGATGTTGGTCGTGCCAACACCTATAGGCTGGCGACATGGACGAGATCCCCGACCGCCTGGCGAGCCGGCCGACCTGGCTGATCGGGCAGCTGACCCTGCACGGCCGGCGCCTGCTGGCCGAGGGGTGGGCCGAGGCCGGGGTGAAGGGGTACCACTACCGCCTGCTGGCGACCCTCGAGGAGTTCGGCCCGGCGAGTCAGGCGCAGCTCGGGCGGCGTTCCCGGATGGACCGCAGTGATGTCGTCGCCGCCGTGAACGCCCTCGAAGAGCTGGGTTTTGTGCACAAGACCCCCGATCCCGACCACGGCCGGCGCAACCGGGTGATGCTGACCGCAGCGGGCGCGGCTCAGCTGCGGCGTCTGGATCCCGTCGTCGACCGGGTGCAGGACGAACTGCTCGGGCCCCTGTCCGCGGCGGAGCGGGCGACCCTCGTGCGCCTGCTCGGCCAGGCCCTGCGCCATCACGAGCCCGGAGAAGGGGAATGAGCCCGGAACGCCGGGGCTGAGGGGCGCTTGCCGTTGTGTGGTCCCGGGCTGCGAGGAGGTGCCGGGCCGCGAGGAGGTGCCGGGCCGCGAGGAGGTGCCGGGCCGCGAGGAGGTGCCGGGCCGCGAAGAGGTGCCGGGCCGCGGAGGCCGGCCGTCGTCCTGCCCCTGCGGGCTGAGTACACAGACACCCGCTATACCCGATCGGTATAGGGGGTGGGTCTGCTCCCCGCGGAAGGGACATGGGGGTGCGGCGCAGTGGGCGGATCGCCGTGGCGTCCGGGCTGCCGTTTCAGCCCGCCGGGTGACAGTCTGTGTGTCCGAAACGACCGGAGAACAGACCGTCACCCCTGGGCGTCACCGCACCACCACGTCCACCATCGGGGTTTCAGAAGGTGTGCTCGGGCGCGGGGAACGTGCCCGCCTTGACGTCGGCGGTGTAGGCCGCCACCCCCTTGAGCAGCTCGCCGCGCAGGTCGGCGAACTGCTTCACGAAGCGGGGGAGCTTGCCGGTGTTCAGGCCGAACGCGTCCTGCCAGACCAGCACCTGGCCGTCGGTGCCGTTGCCCGCGCCGATGCCGATGGTCGGGATGTCCAGCTCGGCGGTCACTTTCGCGCCGACCTCGGCCGGCACCATCTCCATCAGCACGCAGAACGCACCGGCCTGCTGGGCGGCCAGGGCGTCGGCGAGCACCCGCTCGGACGCGTCGCCGCGGCCCTGCACCCGGTAGCCGCCGAGCGCGTGCTCGTACTGCGGGGTGAAGCCGATGTGCGCGCAGACCGGGATGCCGCCGTCGGTCAGGCGTTTGATCTGGGGGGCCATGGCGGCGCCGCCCTCGAGCTTGACCGCGGCCACCCCGGCCTCTTTCATGAACCGGGCCGCGGTGTCCCAGGCCTGCTCGGGGGAGCCCTGGTAGGAGCCGAACGGCAGATCGCCCATCACCAGCGCACGTTTCGCGTTCTGGGCCACGGCCCGGGCCAGCGGGATCAGCTCGTCGACGGTGACCGGCAGGGAGGTGCGGTGGCCGTAGACGTTGTTGCCCGCGGAGTCTCCGACGAGCAGCACGTCGATGCCGGCCTCGTCGAAGATCTGCGCGGTGTACATGTCGTAGGCGGTGAGCATCGTGAACTTCTCACCGCGGCGCTTCATCTCGCCCAGGTGGTGGGTGCGCACCCGCTTCGGGACCGGCCGGGTGCTTCCGTAGGGGGTGGGTTCTTCGGTGTTCGCCATCGAAACAGTCTTTCCTAGCGGGATTCGTCGTCGAGCGTGGGCAGGAGGCGCTCGGTCGCGGAGGTCATGTGCCGGCGCATCGCCTCGGCCGCGGCGATCGGGTCGTGGGCCTCGAGGCCGGCCAGGATCGCGCGGTGCTCGGCCAGGGTGAGCCGGGCGTGGTCGTCGTCGTTGAGGGCGCGCTCGACCCAGACCCGGATGAGGGAGCGGACGCTCTGGAGGGTGTCGCGCAGCAGGACGTTGTCGGCGCCGGAGGCCAGTTCGTGGTGGAAGAGCATGTCCGCGGTGACGAAACGGTGGTAGTCGCCGAGGCTGTTCTCCATCGTCTCGGTGTGCTCGCGCAGCGCTGTCAGTGACGTGTCGCTGATGCGCGTCGCGGCCAGCAGCGCCGCCTGCGTCTCCAGGCCCTGACGGACCTCGATGAGCTCCCGGGTCTTGTCCGAGTGCAGCAGGATTCCCCAGGACAGGGTCTGGGGGAGCAGCTCGGACGTTCCGCCGGACAGGTACGTTCCCGAGCCCGGGCGCACCGTGACGATGCCCAGGATCTCCAGCGCCGCCAGGGCTTCCCGCACCGCCGAGCGCCCCACGCCCATGTGCGTGGCGAGCTGACGCTCGGGAGGCAACCTGTCACCCTCGGCCAGCGAACCACTGGCTATGTAGTCCAGAAGGCGTCTTGTGACTTCGGCCATCGCCGTGGAGCTCTTGATCGTGCCCCCGAACGCGGAATCCAGTCCGCGTGAGTTGTCAACCACGCACGGAGCCTATCAACCGGTTGTCCAAAATTGGTCAACCGGTTGACAGGTGGACCGGACAGCACCACGATGTGCCAAGTCCGCAGATGCCCGCCCCCTGCGCCCTCATAGGAGAGGCTCGATGACGACGACGTCTTCCGATCAGTCGCAAAGCGACGTGGCCAAGTCGGCCATCAAGAAGGTCACGGTCCGGCTCGTGCCGTTCGTCGCCGTGATGTTCTTCATCAACTACCTGGACCGGTCCGCGATCGGCTTCGCCGGCCCCAACGGCATGGAAGCCGACCTGGGCCTGACGGCCGCGCAGTACGGATTCGCGTCCGGGATCTTCTTCGTCGGGTACATCCTGCTGGAAGTCCCCAGCAACATGGCCCTGCACAAGTTCGGCGCCCGGGTCTGGCTGGCCCGGATCATGATCACGTGGGGCATCGTCGCGGTGCTGTTCACCTGGGTGAACTCCTACGCCCAGCTCTCGTGGCTGCGGTTCGCCCTCGGTATCGCCGAGGCCGGGTTCTTCCCCGGCGCGATCCTGTACCTGAGCCTGTGGGTGCCGGCCCGTTACCGCGCCCGCACGCTCGGCCTGTTCTACCTGGCCCAGCCGCTCACCAGCATCATCGGCGCCCCGCTGGCCGGCTGGCTGATGACGCACGACGGGGCCTTCTTCGGCCTCGAGGGCTGGCGCTTCATGTTCCTCATGGTCGGTCTGCCCGCGGTGATCATGGGTGTCGTGGCCTGGTTCTACCTGGTCGACGACCCGAACAAGGTCAAGTGGCTGACCCCGGCCGAGCGCGAGTGGCTGACCAGCGAGCTCGCCGCCGAGGCCAAGGACAAGGCCGGCGCCGACTCGACCAAGGAGTCCGGCCACGGTCTGGCCGCCCTGAAGACGGCGTTCACCACGCCCCGCGTGTGGGCCCTGGCCGTCATCTACTTCGGCTTCATCTACGGCCTGTACACGCTCGCGTTCTTCCTGCCGACGATCATCGGTGACTTCGCCGAGCAGTACGACACCTCGTTCGGCCTGGTGCAGAAGGGCCTGATCACGGCCATCCCGTACGTGCCCGCCGCGATCGTGCTCTACCTGGTCTCGCAGCACGTCACCAGGAACGGCCTGAAGACGTACCACATCGCGGTTCCCGCCTTCACCGGCGCCGTGAGCGTGCCGCTGGCCCTGTTCGCCGGTTCGCCGGCGCTGACGATCGCCTGCATCGCCGTCACGGCCTGCTCGATCTTCGCGGCGCTGCCGAACTTCTGGACGCTGCCCACGCAGTTCCTCACCGGTGCCGCCGCCGCGGCCGGTATCGCCCTGATCAACACCTGGGGCAACCTGGCCGGTTTCGCCGCCCCCTACGTCACCGGCTGGATCCGGGACGCGAACGACGGCGACCTGAAGCTGGCGATGTTCGTCGTCGGCGCCGCGATGCTCCTGTCCTGCCTGACGATGCTGGGCCTGGCCCGCAGCGGCCGGGTCGACCCCGCCGAGCGCGTCCCGGTCCAGGCCGGGCACTGAGGCCCCGGGCCCGCAACGCCACGCACGGCCGGTGCCGGCCACCGGCGTCCTGAATCAGCTGTAACTCCGGAGGAAAACTGTCATGACTCGCTTGGTCAACGATCCGGCGGCCTTCGCCGACGAGATGACCGAGGGCTTCGTCGCCGCTCACGCCGACCGGGTGTGCGCCGTGCCCGGGGGCGTCGTTCGCGCCACCGAGGCCCCGGCCGGCCAGGTCGCCGTGGTCATCGGTGGCGGGTCGGGTCACTACCCCGCGTTCGCGGGACTGGTGGGCCCGGGTCTGGCCGACGGTGCCGTTCTCGGCAACGTGTTCGCGTCACCGTCGGCGCAGCAGGTGCACAGCGTCGGCCGGGCGGCCGAGCGGGGCGGGGGCATCCTGCTCAGCTACGGCAACTACGCCGGTGACTGCCTGAACTTCGACGCGGCGACGGAACGCCTGCAGGGCAACGGGATCGCCGTGCGGACGGTCCGGGTCACGGACGACATCGCCAGCGCCCCCGTCGCCGAGCGCCACAAGCGCCGCGGCATCGCGGGCGACCTGGTGGTCTTCAAGATCGCCGGGGCCGCCGCCGCGAAGGGCCACGACCTCGACCAGGTCACGGCCCTGGCCCAGCGGGCCAACGACCTCACCCGCACCATCGGCGTCGCGTTCTCCGGGTGCACGCTGCCCGGGGCGTCCGAGCCGCTGTTCACCGTGCCGGAGGGCCGCATGGCGGTCGGGCTGGGCATCCACGGTGAGCCGGGTCTGGAAGAGGTCGAGCTGCCCAGCGCCGACGGCCTCGCCCGGATCCTGGTGGAGAAGCTGCTGGCCGAGCTGCCCGAGGGTGTGACGGCCCGCGGTGGCCGGGCCGCGGTGCTGCTCAACGGCCTCGGCACGGTCAAGCACGAAGAGCTCTTCGTGACCTACCGCAAGGTGGCGCAGCTGCTCGAGGAGGCCGGCATCACCGCCGTCGGCCCCGAGGTGGGCGAGCTGTGCACCAGTTTCGACATGGCCGGGGTCTCGCTGACCCTCGCCTGGCTGGACGCCGAGCTGGAGGAACTGTGGCTCGCGCCCGCCGACAGCCCGGCGTTCCGGCGGGGTTCCGTGGTCTCGGGTCCTCGTCGCTCGTTGGTGACGGCCTCTGAGGATGTCGAGGAGATCGCCCCCACCACCGACGAGTCCCGCGAAGCAGCCGCGGTTCTCGTCGATCTCCTGAACGCGGTCGAGAACACCATCGACACCAATGTCGACGAGCTGGGCCGCATCGACGCGATCGCCGGGGACGGCGACCACGGCATCGGCATGCAGCGCGGGATCCGCGCGGCCGCGGCCGCCGGACGCGAGGCCTACGCGGCCGGGGCGGGTGCCGGCTCGGTGCTCACCACTGCCGCCGACGCCTGGGCCGACCGCGCCGGGGGTACCTCCGGGGCGCTGTGGGGGCTGGCCCTGCGCCGCATCGGCATGCGCATCGGCGACATCGACGTGCCCGACACGATCACCCTGGCCGAGGCCCTGCACGCCGCCCGCGAGGGCATCACCGAGACCGGGGGCGCGCAGATCGGTGACAAGACGCTGGTCGACGTGCTCATCCCGCTCGACGAGACCTTCAGTGCGGCAGCTGTTTCCGGTGCTTCCGGTCTGGAGGCCGCCGGTGCCGCCGCCGAGGCCGGCGAGAAGGCCGCCGAGGGCACCAGCCACCTGATCCCCAAGGCCGGTCGCGCCCGCACCCACGCCGAGCGCAGTCTCGGCACCCCCGACGCCGGTGCGGTCTCGCTCAGCCTGGTCGCCCGCACCGTTCACACCACCCTCACCCAGTAAAGAAGTTAGGTGGATCCCGCAATGAGCAAGCTCCGCATCGTGGTCGGCGCCGACGAGGCCGGTTTCGACTACAAGGAAGCCCTGAAGGCCGATCTGCTGGCCAGCGGCCTGGTCGACTCGGTCGTCGACGTGGCCGAGAGCCGCGACGAGCCGTACCCGGACGTGGCCATCGCCGCCGGTCAGCTCATCGCCTCGGGCCAGGCCGACCGCGCGCTGCTGGTGTGCGGCACCGGTCTGGGCGTGGCCATCGCGGCCAACAAGGTTCCCGGCATCCGCGCCGTCACCGCGCACGACAGCTTCTCGGTGGAGCGCTCGATCCTGAGCAACAACGCGCAGGTGCTGACCTTCGGCCAGCGCGTGGTCGGCCTGGAGCTGGCCCGCCGCCTCGCCAAGGAGTGGCTGACCTACACGTTCGACGACTCCTCGGCCTCCGCCGGCAAGGTCAGCCGGATCAGCGCCTACGAGGACGCCAACGCCAAATGAGCCGGACCTTCGGCGTGAGCCTCAAGATGTACATGGGCTACGACCAGACGCTGCGCTGGTGCCGGGACGTGGCCGCCACCTGCGGTGACCACCCGGTGCTGCAGGACGGCTCGACGCGGCTGTTCATCGCCCCGACCTTCCCGGCGGTGCCGGCGGCGCGGGAGATCTTCCGCGGCACGCCGATCGCGGTCGGCGCGCAGAACCTGGCCGAGGCCGACTCCGGTGCGTTCACCGGCGAGGTCGGCGGTCCGGTGCTGCGCGAGGCCGGAGCCCTGTACGTCGAGGTGGGTCACGCCGAACGGCGCCGTCTGTACGGTGAGGACGAGAACGTCGTCGCCGCGAAGACCGCGGCCGCGCTGCGCAACGGCCTGGTGCCGGTGCTGTGCATCGGTGAGCCCGAGCCGGTTTCGGCCGAGGAGGCCGCCGCCGAGTGCGTGCGTCAGCTGGTCAGCGCCCTGCAGACCAGCGACCGGCGGGGTCTGGGCGGCAACGTCGTCGTGGCCTACGAGCCGATCTGGGCGATCGGCGCCGCGGAACCGGCCGGGGACGGGCACATCTCGGCCGTCTGCGCGGCCCTGCGCGAGGCGATCGCCAAGCGTCCCGGGCACCCCGACAGCAACGTGATCTACGGCGGCAGCGCCGGCCCGGGTCTGTACTCGCGGCTCGGCGGCAGCGTGGACGGCGTGTTCCTGGGCCGTTTCGCGCACGACCCGCAGGCACTGAAGGCCGTACTGGACGAAGGGCTGGCAGCATGAGCACGACGATCGGCCTGAGCACCTACTCGTTCTTCTGGCAGTGGCACGCGGAGACCGTGGCCGAGCCGATCACGCTCACCGGCATGATCGACAAGACCGCCGCGCTGGGTGCCACCCTGCTGCAGATCTGCGACTACCCGCTGATCGAGTCGTACACCGACGAGGAACTGAGAATCCTCAAGGCGTACGGTGACTCGAAGGGTGTCACGTTCGAGCTCGGCACCCGCGGGGTCACCCCCGAGCACCTGGCGCTGTACCTGCGCCTGGCGCAGGCGCTGGACGTGACCCTGGTGCGCAGCATGCTCTACACGGCCACCTCGCGTCCCACTGCTTCCGAAGCGGAACAGATGCTTAAGGACGCGGTGGTCGGGTACGAGGCGGTGGGTGTCACTCTCGCTCTGGAGACGTACGAGCAGGTGTCCTCCTCTGTCCTCGTCGACATCGTGACCGCGGTCGGCTCGCCGAACCTCGGCATCTGCCTGGACCCGGCCAACTGCGTGGCCGCCCTCGAGCACCCGGCCGACGTGGTGCGCCGCACCGCGCCCCTGGTGAAGAACATTCACGTGAAGGACTTCTCGTTCAGCCGTCGTGACGGCTGGGTCGGCTTCACCCTGGCCTCCTGCCCGCTGGGTGAGGGGCAGCTGGACTACCACGGCATGATCGCCGCCGTCGGCCCGGCCGAGAAGAACATCAACCAGATCATCGAGCACTGGGTGCCGTGGCAGGGAGACAGCGCCACGACCATCGCGCTCGAAGACGCCTGGACCTCTAAAAATCTGGAAACCCTGAGGAGTTACGCGAAATGAGCGACAAGCAGCTGACCATCGCCGTCATCGGCGCCGGTGGCAAGATGGGCATGCGGGTCTCCAACAACCTGCAGCGCAGCAGCCACACCGTGTTCTACGTCGAGAACGGCGAGGCCGGTAAGGCGCGCACCCTCGAGGCCGGCCGTGAGCTGTCCGAGGCCGCGGACGCCGTCAAGAACGCCGACGTCGTCATCCTGTCGGTCCCCGACATCGCGCTCGGCCCGGTCTCGGCCGAGATCGTGCCGCAGGTCAACCCGGGCACCGTCGTGCTGACGCTCGACCCGGCCGCCGCGTACGCGAACCTGCTCTTCCGCCGTGACGACATCGAGTACGTCGTGGCCCACCCGTGCCACCCGTCGGTGTTCCTGCAGCGCAAGACCCAGGCCGAGCTCGACGACACCTTCGGTGGCATCGCCGCCGCC
This genomic interval carries:
- a CDS encoding dihydroxyacetone kinase family protein, with product MTRLVNDPAAFADEMTEGFVAAHADRVCAVPGGVVRATEAPAGQVAVVIGGGSGHYPAFAGLVGPGLADGAVLGNVFASPSAQQVHSVGRAAERGGGILLSYGNYAGDCLNFDAATERLQGNGIAVRTVRVTDDIASAPVAERHKRRGIAGDLVVFKIAGAAAAKGHDLDQVTALAQRANDLTRTIGVAFSGCTLPGASEPLFTVPEGRMAVGLGIHGEPGLEEVELPSADGLARILVEKLLAELPEGVTARGGRAAVLLNGLGTVKHEELFVTYRKVAQLLEEAGITAVGPEVGELCTSFDMAGVSLTLAWLDAELEELWLAPADSPAFRRGSVVSGPRRSLVTASEDVEEIAPTTDESREAAAVLVDLLNAVENTIDTNVDELGRIDAIAGDGDHGIGMQRGIRAAAAAGREAYAAGAGAGSVLTTAADAWADRAGGTSGALWGLALRRIGMRIGDIDVPDTITLAEALHAAREGITETGGAQIGDKTLVDVLIPLDETFSAAAVSGASGLEAAGAAAEAGEKAAEGTSHLIPKAGRARTHAERSLGTPDAGAVSLSLVARTVHTTLTQ
- a CDS encoding sugar phosphate isomerase/epimerase family protein encodes the protein MSTTIGLSTYSFFWQWHAETVAEPITLTGMIDKTAALGATLLQICDYPLIESYTDEELRILKAYGDSKGVTFELGTRGVTPEHLALYLRLAQALDVTLVRSMLYTATSRPTASEAEQMLKDAVVGYEAVGVTLALETYEQVSSSVLVDIVTAVGSPNLGICLDPANCVAALEHPADVVRRTAPLVKNIHVKDFSFSRRDGWVGFTLASCPLGEGQLDYHGMIAAVGPAEKNINQIIEHWVPWQGDSATTIALEDAWTSKNLETLRSYAK
- a CDS encoding triose-phosphate isomerase family protein, encoding MSRTFGVSLKMYMGYDQTLRWCRDVAATCGDHPVLQDGSTRLFIAPTFPAVPAAREIFRGTPIAVGAQNLAEADSGAFTGEVGGPVLREAGALYVEVGHAERRRLYGEDENVVAAKTAAALRNGLVPVLCIGEPEPVSAEEAAAECVRQLVSALQTSDRRGLGGNVVVAYEPIWAIGAAEPAGDGHISAVCAALREAIAKRPGHPDSNVIYGGSAGPGLYSRLGGSVDGVFLGRFAHDPQALKAVLDEGLAA
- a CDS encoding ribose-5-phosphate isomerase gives rise to the protein MSKLRIVVGADEAGFDYKEALKADLLASGLVDSVVDVAESRDEPYPDVAIAAGQLIASGQADRALLVCGTGLGVAIAANKVPGIRAVTAHDSFSVERSILSNNAQVLTFGQRVVGLELARRLAKEWLTYTFDDSSASAGKVSRISAYEDANAK